ATTATAGCACACTCCCAAAAAGCACAGCACTCAGCATGTGTCAATGGTCTTCCTAAACTTTCCCAAACCTTCCACAGCTTACAGTAATCATCAAATGAAGGATTGGATTTAACATTAAATGAACTGGAGAAGAAATTAAGTAATTCTGGCATATAATAATTCTCCAATACATTCAGCTGTAGACCAAAGAGACCATTTTTGTCATGCAGAGCACATTCTTCTGGGTTAACCCACATTCCATTCTCAATTCCATCTGGAATCCAAATCTTTCTGGTAGCATCACTATCTGGTTTCCACTTATTTTCTCTCAGAAAATCATATACTCGAACTATAGTGTCGAATTCAGAATGGGAATCAAGATGACTGGCAAGCAATGAGCAAACCTTTTCTTCATCAACTCCTATTGCTCTGAGCTCTTTTGAATACAATTTGATGTCAGAACCATAAAAATCTTCATCAATGAATGGTCCATCAGTAGGCCTCACGTGGGAACTCCACCGGGAATTGAACAAACAGCAGTTACCCGGAGACCTGAAACCAGCATGGGTCTTCAACCATCCTCGAGAAGTTTGTTTCAGAAAAGCATCGGGAAAGGAGTAGTCCTTTTCTTGCAGTAAAGCACGGATGCATTCCAGTAATGAAAGCACATTCCTGGGAGCTATGTCACGGGGATTTTGAGGAAAGGAAAGACCAGCAGCCGCAAACTTCACACCGGCTTTAAATTCAACAACGACCCCCATACTCTTCAGCTCCTTTCGATACTCATGAATGCCAATCCCATAGTACTTGTCGCTGTCATCGATAAACGGAAGGCGAGTAATTGGATAAATTAACTCCCACTCGGGACCGAACAGAATACAATCTCTTGGAGATCTATAATCACCAAGCCGAGTCCGCAGCCATTTCTCCTCGCGGATGCACTTCTTAAGATCTGAAGGAAATTTGTTTGGAGTTCCCTTCAGTTTTCTGTAGCATGATATgaatgaaaacacattttccTTTGTGATGGAAGACAAAGATGCCTGCTTCATAAACGTGCGAACAAACACTCTGACAGCATCCTCAAAGTCTACCTTTACTCCCAGCTCCTTCAACTCCGTATTGTGAGAGATGATGCTGCTTCCATAGAAATTACAATCAACCAACGGGAAACCACCAAAAACCTTTAGAAGACAACCCCATTCAGGATGAAACAAGAAACACTCGCCAGGACATTTGTAACCTAAGTTTGTCTTTAAGCATTTTGTACTTTTCACTGCATTAACTAGTTTGTGAGCAGATCTAGAATGATGCATGCAATCCAAAACCAGAAGAAAGGCCTCCTTTGTCAGAGTAGATAAGCATGAAGGCGATTTAAAGCAATCAACAACCAATTGATAACTTCCACTGAAGCCAACTACAACGCCAAGCAACTGGAGTTctggtttgaaaaaaagaatgTCCTCGCCATAGTAATCTTCATCAATGAAAGGGATGTCACTAATTTGCCTCGCAGTTGTCCACTCCTGGTCATATAGAACAGATCCAACCGGAGACCTGTCACCCCAACAAGTCCTTAGCCACCTTTCTTCTTTAATTCTGCCAATGAATTCATCTGGAGAAAGAAAATTCTGCctcaaaaatttgatgaaattcagTATGGAGATAACATTGCTTTTAGTTAAAGCGGATGAAGCTGCCAAAGACATGAGATGGTTCCCGATAAATTTGCATGCCTCTCCATACTCAAACATGACCCCAACTGTCCGTAGCTCCTCTCTATACCCTGTAATTTTAGGACCATAAAAACCCTGATCTATCAAAGGAATATCGACAAGCACAGATGCACTCTGCAAAATGTTTCCCCACTTTGAGCTTGTGTTGCTTGAAGCAAGTAGGAACGACTGTGATGGTGGTTTGTAACCAGGAGAGCCATTCATTGTAATTTTCAGCCAGCTACCCTCTTGTATGCAAGCCATGAACCTTGCTGGAATGTGATTCCCCCTCCATTTCAGCTCACGAATCCAATCCAACAGCAGAAATGCATTTTGTTTGGTAAGTGGTGTTGACGCAGTAGGTATTCCAGCATTGGGGGGAGATATGTGAGGAATATCAGAAGCCttaacataaattttaagaaaattcatGAGTTGTTTTCCCGACGTGCTTGTGCCAGCAAAACATGCAGGCTGCAAGTAGTCTTCTCCCAACTCAACATAGCTTTCTCCACTCCAAGGATTAGAACCAATCAATTGCACCCATTTGCTTTCGTTAGCTGGGACTAGAACCGCATTCCTTGCTTTGATCACACGGCCATAGCTATCAACAAGTGGCATCTTACCACACAAAGAAACAACTTCCCTTTCCGATAGATAGTCATTTAAGACTGAGTGATGTAAGAAGTGAGCATAGGCAATGACAAGTTTCCGGTCGCAACTGACTTGATCTCCGTAGCAAACTGCATAATCATATACGCTTAAAGCACCGATGTTAACCAGGTCTACAAGCCAATTTAACACCATTTCCTTGTTAGATGATGAACAGAGAGCTTCTTGTGTGGTTCttggcataaaaaaaagatttgccATGCATCGGAACTCCCTGTTCCAATCAATCAACCATGAGACATGACAAGACTGACGTGAAAGGCACAGAGTTTTACCATTCCGTTGAGCAGATTCATTAACAGAGCACAAAGACACGCTCCCATCGGTACTCACATATTTAATTAGTGGAATGTTCCCCATGCCTGTACGGTGAAACTCGGACTGCCAATTAACAGCAAGGAAATGAAGAAGCTCCAGGTATGTTTCCTCTGAGACTCCCATTACAATATTAGAGCCTTGAATGCACTTTACATACCACTCACTACTTACCGGTCTCACCCCCAAGAAATCCAGTATGTGATCATACTCTGGCTCATCAAATGAAGAATTCAGAACATAGCAACCATGAGATGAAAGTTTGTGCAAGCTCACTCCTTGCTCCCTTGTCTTCTTCAGTATACTCCAGAAAGCAGGCATTAATCGGCCAACTTCACGTGGTTTGTGAAAGAACTGTTGTGCTGTGGATGACTCACTTGGAATGATATCCTTTTCAGCCAGCTTTGCTTTAATTGATTCCCTCACTGAATTCAACTTTTCAAGGGGGGAGCTATGGACCGGCAAGAACTTGAACATTCGAGGCAAACTAGATGCTGGTGCACCATGCACTGTTTTTACTAATGAGACAAATGCTTCGATAAAAGCAAAGGGAACACAATCAAGAATTCCTTGGTTCCATATGTTGTCCCATCGTATTGTTTCCCTTGATGATGCTAGAATAAAATCTGCTTGAATTATGAAGGGAAAGTTGGTCACCATCTCGGTCGGAAGAAATGCATATATTCCAGGGGAGTGCTCCATTCCCCTATGGAGGCGCTCTCCATTAGGAAAAGCCAAAGTGATCACCCAATCCTCCACTTCCATTCTCATGTCGACTTTGTTTTCCTGCCTGACTGGAAATTTCTGCTTCCACAAGTAGTAGCTGCattctttttcaaattcatcactgTTTTCATCTGCAGACAGATGGAGTGTGTAGGACTCGGCATCAATGTTTTTCCTTTGCAAGAAATTTGTCTCTCTGGTAATAGCTACTGCACTAACAGTGTTGAGCCTGGGATCCTCATTTTCTTCCCTGACAGAAAGGCGTTTTATCTTTGAAAGGAACAGCAGGATTTCAGGATGAATACTGTTCAGCTGCTGCTTCACGGGGTTCACCTTATCAGGCTTCAGAGGCAAAATCAGTGTAGTAGTTGGGAGGGTAGAGGCGGAACCATAAATCTGTTTTATGTCAGAAAGAGAAGGGCTATCATCAACCCATTCAGGAACTATGTATCCAAGATTGCAGTGTGGACAGGGCTTTTCATTGAATCGTATCTGATAGCCATTGCTGAATATGCAAGGCTGAGCAGCAATAAGAAACACACTCTTGAAGCCAATTCCTGCATACCAAACCGAAACAAAGTTTATTAGAATTGAATTGAAGATAAATAAGAGGTGCTgatttaaataagataaacaaAGTCTCACTAATGGGTTGCTAAATGGTACAGTTGCAAACCCTATCCACCTCTATCATGATTTATTAGCCAGCTCTCCATTAGTCTGTGTTTACCAGGTTCAATTAGTTGAGTTTCCATACAAAACCACAGGGGTTTACCAGTTTCTAATATGCTTGGTTGCAAGTTTTTCATTTGTCGTTGAAGCAAATacatactaaaaaacaaaaatgtactAAAACACATTCAGAATCAGGATCCCTGATCCAGCAGAAGCTATAAGACTCTAGCAAGTCACACAACCGAGAAACAACACGACACAAGCAATAAGCCGGCAGCTCGGAAGTGCGCACAACTTATAAAATACACTGTTGCACAGGAAATTGAGCAAGGAAAAATACCTTTCTCCCCAATATAGCCACGCTTCCGGTTCCCTTTCTTAGTGGAATTTCCAACATTGCAAATGGACTCGATATTTTTGGCAGAAAAACCCTTCTCGTTATTGAAGATGAGCAAAGTAGCAGGCGCACCAGTGTTTGTTATATCTTGAGATGTTATGACAAACTCAAGTGAAGGATCCACCCCTTCCAAGTATTCATTATCTTCAGCATTCTGTGAAAGGAAAATTCAACTTGGAATCAAAGGATAGTAAACTATGCGTATtatatcacatcaaaataactgctacaaaatttaaaatatccaaaatttaacatgaaaaatgcacaatttttttttatcaaattcaacaaattataatgaTAGCAATCCATtccttcttcatttttattaactGTTAAAGACCTTGAATGATCAAAATTAGGTAGCTTGATGACTTCGtttcaattagaaaaacaacACGAACCCATTTTTATTAACTGTTAAAGACCTTGAATGATCAAAATTAGGTAGCTTGATGACTTCGtttcaattagaaaaacaacaagaaccCATTTTTTCACCGAAAGCCACagccaaaaagataaaaaaagacagTCATTGACTCAACTTGACTTTTAGCTTTTCAATtcagtaaaacaaaaaacaagaaatttgcAGCTTCCAACTTTAATCACTAGCAAAGCAATCAGCGActacaaaattaaaagagaaagaatgGATCAAGGgcaaataaaacatttaaagtAAAACATGCAACATTGAACATACTAAACAGCATTGTCCGGtcacattgataaaaaaaagaaagaaaacctgaATGAGTTCCATAAGAAAGTGGACATCTTTAGCGTAGAGTTCAGCAGAAAGATACTTGACAGCCTGATCAAGCATAGGAGCCAAAGGGTTCTTTTCTCCTCCTATTGAGAATGTAGTTTTTCTTATGTGCTCTATGTGTTGTTTTGGAGTTGCCATTGTTGCTCTTgcaaacagaaaagaaaaaaacccagaaaccaaaaaagaaaaacacgaaGTTGAGTAGTTACAGTCTTACAGACAGAAGAGAGCAGAAGTTTTGAAGGGAACAAAGAAAGCTCGAAAAGAGGACAAGGTAGTGAGTAGTGAAGTGAAGACTAGAAACTAAAGAAGACTCCTTCACAGGGAAGGAAACTTGTACAGGTAGGAGTGGCGGAGGAAAAAGAGGAAAAGCAttgacttgaaaataaaaagcatagaaatatttaaataataattgaaagaacCTAGAAAATTAGAAAACTAGTTTTTTCAAGCATAGAAACATTGTATTTAAATAGGAaggtttggtttttcttttacttagtttatTGTTCCATAAAATTAGAGTATTTCTCTGTTTGCTgaacatccatttttttttttgttatgtaaaAATTTTGGCATGACATAAAATAAAGGAGATGGTtactcaaaaattttaaaaattttgtttttgatattaatatattaaaataattaaaaaaattaaaaaaacagaatctAATATACTTAACCCCTAAGGCATATGGTTAAGGattataagagagagagagagtactgATCCCACCAAGGTTTCCATGAATCCAAGTTTGTAACTGTTGGAGCTGCTATGCTATCAAACGAAGgatgtgattaaaattaaaattagttgtTTTAATCATGCTTTATTATACAGAAACTGTTCATAGTAGTGTTTcatactttctttttctttttcttgagaaGAGCTTTATGCTTGCTGAGGGAAACTTCCCCTCCTCGTTCTCTTTAAGCATATGAACAGGAAAAGGCTCGAAGGAAAAGAGAGGTGCTAATTGAACGGAACCACCTTAATTCGATGTTGTGATCATCGAATTACCTAACtggtacaaaaagaaaaaagacaagagCTGATTCATGAGTGGACCTGCTATCGAGAAAAGAACTCGGACGTAGTGGAAGAGGGGAAAACTTGCTCGAGAAGTAGTGTAAAGGTGGAAGCCGAAGCtagacaaaagaaaagggctATCAAGTTTAAAACATGGAAAAGTGGACTCAAATATTCGTTTTTCATTTTGAGGAAAGGGAGACTGGtctttaataataattgaatgGTCCTCTGTGATTCGACcgcactatatttttttttagtttaataggGATATTCGGGTCAGCTTGCGTGTGCCTCGACTAATCCTACgagtcctgaaattaacgattatataagtcTCTAGTGGTCATCATATAAGCAACCAcagggctcgaacctgagaccacaaagAGAGTAAACTTTTTAGTCCCAAACTTTTACCACTGGACCATCACCTACGCGCATTTCAACTAATCTCATTGGGCCACCACCACAGAGGGAGCCTCGCACTAGTATTgataagagtgtgtttggctgggcaatttaatatattttaaagaataaaataaaataaattatttaaaattatttttatatatttttgaatcgttttaatattaaaatataaaaaataattttaaaaaaattaaaaatataatattttgatattttttaaaatatatatatatagtttaaaaacAATGTACTTTCAAACAACTCCTTTCTTTAGTCTTCGAAACACCTATAATCACCTTGGAAGTGGAGGAATCATCCTTACCATACACGTCACAGTCCGGCTAACCAGAAAACAT
The sequence above is drawn from the Populus alba chromosome 15, ASM523922v2, whole genome shotgun sequence genome and encodes:
- the LOC118057515 gene encoding uncharacterized protein, translating into MATPKQHIEHIRKTTFSIGGEKNPLAPMLDQAVKYLSAELYAKDVHFLMELIQNAEDNEYLEGVDPSLEFVITSQDITNTGAPATLLIFNNEKGFSAKNIESICNVGNSTKKGNRKRGYIGEKGIGFKSVFLIAAQPCIFSNGYQIRFNEKPCPHCNLGYIVPEWVDDSPSLSDIKQIYGSASTLPTTTLILPLKPDKVNPVKQQLNSIHPEILLFLSKIKRLSVREENEDPRLNTVSAVAITRETNFLQRKNIDAESYTLHLSADENSDEFEKECSYYLWKQKFPVRQENKVDMRMEVEDWVITLAFPNGERLHRGMEHSPGIYAFLPTEMVTNFPFIIQADFILASSRETIRWDNIWNQGILDCVPFAFIEAFVSLVKTVHGAPASSLPRMFKFLPVHSSPLEKLNSVRESIKAKLAEKDIIPSESSTAQQFFHKPREVGRLMPAFWSILKKTREQGVSLHKLSSHGCYVLNSSFDEPEYDHILDFLGVRPVSSEWYVKCIQGSNIVMGVSEETYLELLHFLAVNWQSEFHRTGMGNIPLIKYVSTDGSVSLCSVNESAQRNGKTLCLSRQSCHVSWLIDWNREFRCMANLFFMPRTTQEALCSSSNKEMVLNWLVDLVNIGALSVYDYAVCYGDQVSCDRKLVIAYAHFLHHSVLNDYLSEREVVSLCGKMPLVDSYGRVIKARNAVLVPANESKWVQLIGSNPWSGESYVELGEDYLQPACFAGTSTSGKQLMNFLKIYVKASDIPHISPPNAGIPTASTPLTKQNAFLLLDWIRELKWRGNHIPARFMACIQEGSWLKITMNGSPGYKPPSQSFLLASSNTSSKWGNILQSASVLVDIPLIDQGFYGPKITGYREELRTVGVMFEYGEACKFIGNHLMSLAASSALTKSNVISILNFIKFLRQNFLSPDEFIGRIKEERWLRTCWGDRSPVGSVLYDQEWTTARQISDIPFIDEDYYGEDILFFKPELQLLGVVVGFSGSYQLVVDCFKSPSCLSTLTKEAFLLVLDCMHHSRSAHKLVNAVKSTKCLKTNLGYKCPGECFLFHPEWGCLLKVFGGFPLVDCNFYGSSIISHNTELKELGVKVDFEDAVRVFVRTFMKQASLSSITKENVFSFISCYRKLKGTPNKFPSDLKKCIREEKWLRTRLGDYRSPRDCILFGPEWELIYPITRLPFIDDSDKYYGIGIHEYRKELKSMGVVVEFKAGVKFAAAGLSFPQNPRDIAPRNVLSLLECIRALLQEKDYSFPDAFLKQTSRGWLKTHAGFRSPGNCCLFNSRWSSHVRPTDGPFIDEDFYGSDIKLYSKELRAIGVDEEKVCSLLASHLDSHSEFDTIVRVYDFLRENKWKPDSDATRKIWIPDGIENGMWVNPEECALHDKNGLFGLQLNVLENYYMPELLNFFSSSFNVKSNPSFDDYCKLWKVWESLGRPLTHAECCAFWECAIMQRSSRAEKTLADDLVELPVVLGSGEILLSSKSDVFIADDLLLKDLFENSSRPIFVWCPKSNLPSLPRTRLLEVYRKIGVRTISESVLMEELSLADGVELSQMDSRDAGIGKELIRLILGFLADPSLDMEATKRHGAVQCLLNLKVLETMEPITVGYSLLLSDGEPLKVKASRMIRWDKECSKFFTQKMDKAGGQKNLIEYATSFSEVIARGVLWDKEDQIKALSELIKVAFLLNFDEQAVQFLMKSNNLQTFLEDEELLDAAFPSV